The Paucidesulfovibrio gracilis DSM 16080 genome has a window encoding:
- a CDS encoding alpha/beta hydrolase, with protein sequence MHTLLTLLQWLLGVGAALWLLVVAGMALFQSRLVYHPSATVTATPSDIGLAYEPLWIDSAHQETTQRIRAWFVPASGPGTSASPMPAPEGNLARGTVLFCHGNAGNLGHRLETIQILHRLGLNVLAFDYQGYGESSGHPGEEQTRTDALACWDWLVTERGISPKRIILMGRSLGGGVAARLAADLAAQGRQPAALVLESTFTSLPDVGARLYPWLPVRLLARHTYGTLELLPSLARVGLPLLVIHSPEDELVPFDLGQSLYATYQGPKDFLTIQGSHNQGYLLTGPAYDQGLDAFVSRTLTSERNDS encoded by the coding sequence ATGCACACCCTCCTCACCCTGCTGCAATGGCTTCTCGGCGTGGGCGCCGCGCTCTGGCTGCTCGTGGTTGCGGGTATGGCCCTGTTTCAATCCCGTCTGGTCTATCATCCCTCGGCCACTGTGACGGCCACGCCCTCGGATATCGGCCTGGCCTACGAACCGCTCTGGATCGACTCTGCGCACCAGGAAACCACCCAGCGCATCCGGGCCTGGTTTGTGCCTGCATCCGGCCCAGGCACGTCCGCATCGCCCATGCCCGCGCCGGAGGGCAACCTTGCCCGCGGAACCGTGCTGTTCTGCCACGGCAATGCCGGAAACCTCGGCCATCGCTTGGAAACCATCCAGATCCTGCACCGCCTTGGCCTGAACGTGTTGGCCTTTGACTATCAGGGATACGGGGAAAGCAGCGGACATCCCGGAGAGGAACAAACCCGCACCGATGCTCTGGCTTGTTGGGATTGGCTCGTTACTGAACGGGGCATTTCACCGAAGCGGATCATCCTCATGGGGCGCTCGCTGGGCGGCGGCGTGGCCGCGCGTCTTGCAGCGGACCTCGCAGCACAGGGACGCCAACCGGCCGCACTGGTACTGGAATCCACCTTCACCTCCCTGCCGGACGTGGGTGCGCGCCTCTACCCCTGGCTCCCGGTCCGTCTGTTGGCCCGGCATACCTATGGCACATTGGAACTGCTCCCGTCCCTTGCCCGTGTCGGCCTTCCCCTGCTCGTTATCCACAGTCCGGAAGACGAGCTGGTCCCCTTTGACCTGGGGCAATCGCTCTATGCGACCTACCAGGGTCCAAAGGATTTCCTGACCATTCAGGGCAGCCACAACCAGGGCTACCTGCTCACGGGTCCGGCCTATGACCAAGGGCTGGACGCCTTTG
- a CDS encoding SIR2 family NAD-dependent protein deacylase produces the protein MSESLQRAADLLRTSRYTIAFTGAGISVESGIAPFRGPGGLWERHDPNYFDKRHFVQHPEQCWPLIKELFYDTLEHAQPNKAHLALAGLEAAGRLHAVITQNIDALHQRAGSVEVHEYHGGLGQLDCLQCRRKTPADQVSLNTLPPPCPICGGLLKPDIVFFGEPIPEDAMQFSHLAAQKCEAILVIGTSGNVHPAARIPPMAKRAGAAVIEVNVQPSAYTDSVTDIFLQGPAGATLETLRQAVIG, from the coding sequence ATGTCCGAATCGTTGCAGCGCGCCGCGGATCTGCTGCGAACATCCCGCTACACCATCGCCTTTACCGGAGCCGGAATCTCCGTGGAATCCGGCATCGCTCCGTTCCGCGGACCGGGCGGCCTTTGGGAGCGGCATGATCCCAACTACTTTGACAAACGCCACTTTGTGCAGCATCCGGAACAGTGCTGGCCCCTGATCAAGGAACTTTTCTACGACACATTGGAACACGCCCAGCCCAACAAGGCGCACCTCGCCCTGGCCGGGCTGGAAGCCGCAGGAAGGCTGCACGCGGTCATCACCCAGAATATCGACGCACTGCACCAACGGGCGGGCAGCGTGGAAGTGCATGAATACCACGGCGGACTCGGTCAGCTCGACTGTCTGCAATGCCGCCGCAAAACCCCGGCGGATCAGGTTTCATTAAACACCCTGCCCCCGCCCTGCCCCATCTGCGGCGGCCTGCTCAAGCCGGACATCGTGTTCTTTGGCGAGCCTATCCCCGAAGACGCCATGCAGTTTTCCCATCTTGCGGCACAAAAATGCGAGGCCATACTCGTGATCGGCACCTCGGGCAATGTCCATCCCGCGGCCCGCATCCCGCCCATGGCCAAACGCGCCGGCGCGGCCGTCATTGAAGTCAATGTGCAACCCTCGGCCTATACGGATTCCGTCACGGACATCTTTCTTCAAGGTCCGGCCGGTGCCACCCTGGAGACGCTGCGTCAGGCAGTGATCGGCTGA
- a CDS encoding PsbP-related protein → MATHAWKQRVLFICLCSLTLLCACSNGVPDGFALYEDESNGFAIAYPQDWEEMHGMGTLVSFAEPGESAKGRPNFGVTSEKLNSSMTPEQYLQQARIVMKQVMPKFEFLGQQNETIDGRDAVRFQYSIVIDGQQLTLVGFATIQDNMAYVVTGGCQNEQFADYEGIFDQAGRSLRLI, encoded by the coding sequence ATGGCCACGCATGCCTGGAAACAACGCGTTCTTTTCATTTGCCTGTGTTCCCTGACCCTGCTTTGCGCCTGTTCCAACGGCGTCCCCGACGGGTTCGCGCTCTACGAGGACGAAAGCAACGGCTTTGCCATCGCCTATCCCCAGGACTGGGAAGAAATGCACGGCATGGGAACGCTGGTAAGCTTTGCCGAACCGGGAGAAAGCGCCAAGGGCCGCCCCAACTTCGGCGTCACCAGCGAAAAACTCAACTCCAGCATGACCCCGGAGCAATATCTGCAACAGGCCCGCATCGTCATGAAGCAGGTCATGCCCAAGTTTGAGTTCCTGGGCCAGCAAAACGAAACCATCGACGGACGCGACGCGGTCCGCTTCCAATACAGCATCGTCATTGACGGACAGCAACTCACCCTGGTGGGATTCGCCACCATTCAAGACAACATGGCCTATGTGGTCACGGGCGGCTGTCAGAACGAACAGTTCGCAGACTACGAAGGCATTTTCGATCAAGCCGGCCGCTCCCTGCGTCTGATCTGA
- a CDS encoding response regulator, which yields MKEQMHRVMIVDDHPLFREGLKALIGRSDRFRVCGEAGTAQEALSLVKDVRPDIMLVDITMPGKNGIAFIRELRQIMPEIQFIIVSMHANADYIVEAFQAGATGYMVKDSASEGLIRGLNNVARGQIFLDSALSGEVVDKLLKSRNGRQAGSDDPYKLLTPREQEVMRLLAEGLVTKEVAERLYISPKTVENHRANIMKKLGLQSTVELVRYAAKLGLIDLDTWAG from the coding sequence ATGAAAGAACAAATGCACCGAGTCATGATCGTGGACGACCACCCTCTGTTTCGCGAGGGGCTCAAGGCGCTCATCGGGCGGAGCGATCGGTTCCGCGTCTGCGGTGAAGCGGGAACAGCCCAGGAGGCCTTGAGCTTGGTCAAGGACGTACGTCCCGACATCATGCTCGTGGACATTACCATGCCCGGGAAAAACGGCATTGCCTTTATTCGTGAACTGCGCCAGATCATGCCGGAAATCCAATTCATCATCGTGAGCATGCACGCCAACGCCGATTACATCGTCGAGGCGTTCCAGGCCGGAGCCACTGGATACATGGTCAAGGATTCCGCAAGCGAGGGCTTGATCCGCGGCCTGAACAACGTGGCCAGAGGACAAATTTTCCTGGACAGCGCCCTTTCCGGCGAGGTGGTGGACAAGCTGCTCAAATCCCGCAACGGCCGCCAGGCCGGTTCCGACGATCCCTACAAGCTGCTTACCCCGCGCGAGCAGGAAGTCATGCGCCTGCTGGCCGAAGGACTTGTGACCAAAGAAGTGGCCGAGCGGCTCTACATCAGCCCCAAAACCGTGGAAAACCATCGCGCCAACATCATGAAGAAGCTCGGCCTGCAAAGCACGGTGGAGCTGGTCCGCTACGCGGCAAAACTCGGCCTCATCGACCTGGACACCTGGGCCGGCTGA